The following proteins come from a genomic window of Fusobacterium sp. DD2:
- a CDS encoding OmpA family protein codes for MVRKSTKIVVFFLMLILSISSYGFQKLTTTEMRKNSIRINALEIENVDVTIPKIALLLDEETLNFGFDKWNIRDEYIPLIEELKDFIIKNNFALKIYGYTDSIGTKQYNLSLSLKRAESFKDKLIEVGLPVEHIIEIKGFGDADPIATNKTPEGRAANRRVELHLEKISNK; via the coding sequence ATGGTTAGAAAATCAACAAAAATAGTGGTGTTCTTTCTAATGCTTATACTTTCTATTTCAAGCTATGGATTTCAAAAGCTAACAACAACTGAGATGAGAAAAAACAGTATCAGAATAAATGCTCTTGAAATAGAAAATGTTGATGTAACAATACCAAAGATTGCACTTCTTTTAGATGAAGAAACTTTGAATTTTGGATTTGATAAATGGAATATTAGAGATGAGTATATCCCTTTAATTGAAGAGCTAAAAGATTTTATTATAAAAAATAACTTTGCTCTAAAAATATATGGATATACAGACTCAATAGGTACTAAACAGTACAACTTATCTTTATCATTAAAAAGAGCTGAAAGTTTTAAAGATAAACTTATAGAGGTTGGTCTTCCAGTAGAACATATTATAGAAATAAAAGGATTTGGAGATGCAGACCCTATAGCTACAAATAAAACACCAGAAGGAAGAGCAGCAAACAGAAGAGTTGAGCTGCATTTAGAAAAGATTTCAAATAAATAA
- a CDS encoding FAD-I family protein → MKKIILLLSTLFLISGISYADEAKERLLKEADRRIEAAKKEEERKALEERKKDEEEKKKLEREKREKLKNMTDSEKMNVEIQRIKKRVNEINKDIEDYDAANEKIDAMEKELNEFKKRTDY, encoded by the coding sequence ATGAAAAAAATAATTTTATTACTAAGTACTTTATTTCTAATATCAGGTATTTCTTATGCAGATGAGGCAAAGGAAAGACTCCTGAAAGAAGCTGATAGAAGAATAGAAGCAGCAAAGAAAGAGGAAGAAAGAAAAGCCTTAGAAGAGAGAAAAAAAGACGAAGAGGAAAAGAAAAAGCTGGAACGGGAAAAAAGAGAAAAATTAAAAAACATGACTGACAGTGAAAAAATGAATGTTGAGATACAAAGAATTAAAAAGAGAGTTAATGAGATTAATAAGGATATAGAAGATTACGATGCAGCAAATGAAAAAATAGATGCTATGGAAAAAGAGCTAAATGAGTTTAAAAAGAGAACAGATTACTAG
- a CDS encoding adhesion protein FadA — translation MKKILIGVFAICGLSIYANIDTVASMETEYQELQKKEAEKVAEFKGEKVSLEKELQELKLQSEGKEKTLEKLKRDSEIRWHRDEYKKLAKEYEHYYRKLDKKISDDEAKLNELNRLLSILE, via the coding sequence GTGAAAAAAATATTGATTGGAGTTTTCGCAATATGTGGCTTAAGTATCTATGCAAATATAGATACAGTTGCCAGCATGGAAACTGAATATCAGGAACTGCAAAAGAAAGAAGCTGAGAAGGTAGCAGAATTTAAAGGGGAGAAAGTAAGTTTAGAAAAAGAGCTGCAGGAATTGAAATTGCAGAGTGAGGGAAAAGAAAAGACTTTGGAAAAGCTGAAAAGAGATTCAGAAATCAGATGGCATAGAGATGAGTACAAAAAACTTGCTAAAGAGTATGAACATTACTATAGAAAACTTGATAAAAAGATTTCTGATGATGAAGCTAAACTTAATGAGTTAAATAGACTATTATCTATATTGGAGTAA
- a CDS encoding ABC transporter ATP-binding protein yields the protein MYFRVENIKKRFENEKGISDISFNLEKGELVSFLGPSGCGKTSLLNVIGGFLNSDNGKIYLEDEEITNIPPERRNISTVFQDYALFPHMNVIENIGYGLKYKNKNKKEQKELASKYLEIVGLKGYEKSSIHELSGGQQQRVALARALVLSPKILLLDEPFSNLDAKLKINMREELKALQKKLGITMIFVTHDQEEALSISDKIVIMRDGIIEQIGTPEEIYYKPSNEYVADFIGKVNFIKDNGEKKIVRPEDIKMDFASDGKWKVISKEFMGSHTFFIVRDEKEKVCVSIYGEKSKNFKIGDKVSIEI from the coding sequence ATGTATTTTAGAGTTGAAAATATTAAAAAGAGATTTGAAAATGAAAAAGGGATAAGTGACATCTCATTTAATCTTGAAAAGGGTGAACTTGTATCTTTTTTAGGCCCAAGTGGATGTGGAAAGACGAGTTTACTAAATGTTATAGGTGGTTTTTTAAATTCAGATAATGGAAAGATATATCTTGAAGATGAGGAGATAACAAATATTCCACCTGAAAGAAGAAATATCTCAACTGTATTTCAGGATTATGCACTTTTTCCTCATATGAATGTAATAGAGAATATTGGTTATGGACTGAAGTATAAAAATAAGAATAAAAAAGAGCAGAAAGAGTTAGCCAGTAAGTATCTTGAGATAGTTGGACTAAAGGGATATGAGAAAAGTTCAATTCATGAGCTAAGTGGTGGACAGCAGCAGAGGGTTGCTTTAGCAAGAGCTTTGGTACTTTCTCCTAAGATATTGCTTTTAGATGAGCCATTTAGTAATCTTGATGCAAAATTAAAGATAAATATGAGAGAAGAACTCAAAGCATTGCAGAAAAAACTTGGGATAACAATGATATTTGTAACTCACGATCAGGAAGAGGCTTTGAGTATCTCTGATAAGATAGTTATTATGAGAGATGGAATAATTGAACAGATAGGAACTCCAGAGGAGATATATTATAAACCATCAAATGAGTATGTTGCTGATTTTATTGGAAAGGTAAATTTTATTAAAGATAATGGAGAAAAGAAAATAGTAAGACCTGAAGATATTAAAATGGATTTTGCAAGTGATGGTAAATGGAAAGTTATTTCAAAAGAGTTTATGGGCAGTCATACATTCTTTATAGTACGTGATGAAAAAGAAAAAGTATGTGTGAGTATCTATGGAGAAAAGAGTAAAAATTTTAAAATTGGAGATAAAGTCAGTATAGAAATATAA
- a CDS encoding iron ABC transporter permease, giving the protein MNGIRDLEIKQDNLLYKLIFLSVISGIVAFCFYPIYQIIRTSFIDNGEFTLKFYHGIFKDNYQLLFNSLKTSFFSALITSILGSFIAFYMIFSGKIIKKFYYYLLMLSMISPPFIFGISYIMLFGRRGLITYKILGLHMNPYGLHGIVMLQILGEVSFAAFMLYEIFKNVDYSLIAASRSLGATPWETVKRVILPLSVSPFVGVFFIIFTKSLADFGSAIIIGGRESTLATEAYLTVIGEGNMQKAAAMTLLLIIPALIAFLLYRKILLKNSTFFSENKKNGLGDNSFEIPFLLKLVLGMAAWLFVVIVLLQYGTILFSGFYNSTSHGIEFTLEYLEKFKMSGIKVFVRTIIYAFIAGFFSAIIGILIAYYNRDMKGKFIKVVEFFATLPYIIPGTFFGLGYILAFHSGWLVLTGTAAIVILNCLFRQVSIGIKTGDAILEKINPNIEKAARDLGAGKMNIFIDIILPALKPAFLISFINCFIATMTTIGAVIFLISPGANVATVLLFNYVAQGEYGVASIVAIAITLITFTLNVIVSKAAKRI; this is encoded by the coding sequence ATGAATGGAATAAGAGATTTGGAAATAAAGCAAGATAATCTATTATACAAATTGATATTTCTTTCTGTAATCAGTGGGATAGTTGCGTTTTGCTTCTATCCCATTTATCAAATTATAAGGACAAGTTTTATTGATAATGGTGAGTTTACACTGAAGTTTTATCATGGGATATTTAAAGATAACTATCAGTTACTTTTTAATTCTCTTAAAACTTCATTTTTCTCAGCACTGATAACATCTATATTAGGTAGTTTTATAGCTTTTTATATGATTTTTTCAGGAAAAATTATAAAAAAATTCTATTACTATCTGCTGATGCTTTCAATGATATCACCACCATTTATTTTTGGTATTTCGTATATTATGCTATTTGGAAGAAGAGGTCTTATAACATATAAAATCTTGGGACTTCACATGAACCCTTATGGACTACATGGAATAGTGATGTTACAGATACTAGGAGAGGTATCCTTTGCAGCATTTATGCTATATGAGATTTTTAAAAATGTTGATTATTCACTTATTGCAGCATCACGTTCATTAGGTGCCACTCCGTGGGAAACTGTAAAAAGAGTTATTTTACCACTATCAGTTTCTCCATTTGTAGGAGTATTCTTTATAATCTTTACAAAGAGTCTTGCAGATTTTGGAAGTGCAATTATTATAGGTGGACGTGAAAGTACCTTAGCTACTGAGGCATACCTTACTGTAATTGGAGAGGGAAATATGCAAAAAGCTGCTGCAATGACTTTACTGTTAATTATTCCGGCACTTATTGCTTTTCTTTTATATAGAAAAATATTATTGAAAAACTCAACCTTTTTCAGTGAGAATAAAAAGAATGGCTTAGGTGATAATTCTTTTGAGATTCCATTTTTATTAAAACTTGTATTAGGAATGGCAGCATGGTTATTTGTTGTAATAGTATTATTGCAGTATGGAACAATACTTTTTTCTGGATTTTATAACTCTACATCACATGGAATTGAGTTCACACTTGAATATCTGGAAAAGTTTAAAATGAGTGGAATAAAGGTATTTGTAAGAACAATAATATATGCCTTTATTGCTGGATTTTTCTCAGCTATTATTGGCATATTGATAGCTTATTACAACAGAGATATGAAGGGTAAGTTTATTAAGGTTGTGGAGTTTTTTGCAACACTTCCATATATAATTCCAGGAACGTTTTTTGGACTTGGATATATTCTTGCATTTCACAGTGGATGGCTGGTTCTTACAGGTACAGCAGCCATAGTTATATTAAACTGCCTATTTAGACAGGTGAGTATTGGAATTAAAACTGGAGATGCAATTCTTGAAAAGATAAATCCAAATATTGAAAAGGCAGCAAGAGATTTAGGAGCAGGAAAGATGAATATATTTATTGATATTATTCTTCCAGCATTGAAACCTGCATTTTTAATCTCATTTATCAACTGTTTTATAGCAACTATGACAACAATTGGAGCAGTAATTTTCCTTATTTCTCCAGGAGCCAACGTTGCAACTGTATTGTTATTTAATTACGTTGCTCAGGGAGAATATGGTGTTGCATCTATTGTAGCTATTGCAATAACGCTTATTACTTTTACATTAAATGTGATTGTGTCTAAAGCTGCAAAAAGGATATAG
- a CDS encoding ABC transporter substrate-binding protein: MDSKNYLKIMKKTLSLFLALLGLLSFNLFGENLKVVAAYGGKEKIFQQFTKDTGIKVDFIDMSSGEVLSKIQAENGKPSADVWFGGGLDSFITAKNKGLLEKYISPEMKEVPLKYRDKDGYWSGVSLVLVGFMVNNEILEDKGLPMPKVWADIAKPEYKDEVIMANPAISGTNYAFVDNLIQKMGNDKAWKYFEELNKNIPFLAKRGGEPPMKVVSGEFAVAVIPMSGEFILMEKKYPVTTIYPEDMIPWVPAGMAIFKNAENMDSAKKFVDWALSEKGQIAIRNEDPRAMVRNGVPTPKEIKDVDMSKLININIEELGNEREKVLNEWNKRFGNKAR; encoded by the coding sequence ATGGATAGTAAAAACTATCTGAAAATTATGAAGAAAACACTTAGTTTATTCTTAGCATTATTAGGTTTATTAAGTTTTAACCTATTTGGAGAAAATTTAAAAGTAGTAGCAGCTTATGGAGGAAAGGAAAAGATATTCCAGCAGTTTACAAAAGATACTGGAATTAAAGTGGATTTTATTGATATGTCATCTGGAGAGGTATTATCAAAGATACAGGCAGAAAATGGTAAACCATCAGCAGATGTATGGTTTGGTGGCGGACTTGACAGCTTTATAACAGCAAAAAATAAAGGGTTACTTGAAAAATATATTTCACCTGAAATGAAAGAAGTTCCTTTAAAATATAGAGATAAAGATGGATACTGGTCAGGTGTATCTCTAGTGCTAGTTGGATTTATGGTAAATAATGAGATACTTGAAGATAAAGGATTACCAATGCCAAAAGTGTGGGCAGACATTGCAAAACCAGAATACAAAGATGAAGTTATAATGGCAAATCCTGCAATATCAGGTACTAACTATGCTTTTGTTGATAATTTGATTCAAAAAATGGGAAATGATAAAGCTTGGAAATATTTTGAAGAGTTAAACAAAAACATTCCATTTTTAGCTAAAAGAGGTGGAGAACCACCAATGAAAGTTGTTTCAGGAGAGTTTGCAGTAGCAGTAATTCCTATGTCTGGAGAATTTATTCTAATGGAAAAGAAATATCCAGTAACTACAATCTACCCAGAAGATATGATTCCTTGGGTTCCAGCTGGAATGGCTATATTTAAAAATGCTGAAAATATGGACTCAGCTAAGAAATTTGTTGACTGGGCACTTTCTGAAAAGGGACAAATTGCTATAAGAAATGAAGATCCTAGAGCAATGGTTAGAAATGGTGTACCAACTCCAAAAGAGATTAAAGATGTGGATATGTCTAAGTTAATTAATATTAATATTGAAGAGTTAGGAAATGAAAGAGAAAAGGTATTAAATGAATGGAATAAGAGATTTGGAAATAAAGCAAGATAA